The DNA region GGCGCTGACGGTGCCGGAGGTCGCGTACTTCCGGCGCGTCCCGAAGTACCTCGAAGCGGCTTCGTCGTTCGCGGGCGGCACTCCGGACGGCGTCCGCGCCTGGCTGCTCTTCTCGTGCGAAGCCTTCGAGGCCGGCGCTCGCGAGGCGAAGTCCATCTCCGACGCCGCCGGCTGACGTGGGCTGAAAGCGTCCTTCGCCGCATCTCACGCGACGAAAGCGTCCTTCACCGCGTCCTATGCGGTGAAGGACGCTTTCAGCCCACGTGGTGTCCGGCCATACGGGATCTTGCCAAGGTGTAGTGCGTGACCACATGGTCTAAGCGCGCCGGGCGACCTAACGTCGTCGGGCATGAGTGGTGCGTATCACAGCGATCTGGCGGGTAAGTCCGCGCTGGTCACAGGCGCCGCGGGCGGGATCGGGCTGGCCTGCGCCGAAGCGCTCGCCGAGGCCGGGGCCAAGGTCCACCTCGTCGACATCGACGACGCCGTCGAGAAGGCGGCGGCCGACGTCGACGGCATCCCGCACGTCGTCGACCTCACCGACGCCCAGGCCGTCGAGACGCTGCCCGCCGAGATCGACATCCTCGTCAACAACGCCGGTTTCCAGCACATCGCGCCGATCCACGAGTTCCCGCCGGAGACGTTCACCCGCGTCCAGTCGCTGATGGTCACCGCGCCGTTCCTGCTCATCCGCCGCGCGCTGCCGAGCATGTACGAACGCGGCTGGGGGCGCGTGGTCAACATGTCCAGCGTCCACGGCCTCCGCGCGAGCCCGTTCAAATCCGCGTACGTCACCGCGAAGCACGCGCTCGAAGGCCTCTCGAAGGTCACCGCGCTCGAAGGCGCCGAACACGGCGTGACCAGCAACTGCGTCAACCCGGGCTACGTCCGGACGCCGCTGGTCACCGGCCAGCTCCAGGCACAGGCCGAGGAACACGGGCTCGAACGCGACGCCGTCATCGAGCAGGTCCTGCTGCGGCGTTCGGCGATCAAACGGCTCATCGAACCGGCGGACGTCGCCGCGTGCGTGCTCTGGCTGTCCGGCGATCACGCCGCCCATGTCACCGGTACCTCGATCCCCCTCGACGGCGGCTGGACCGCCGCGTGAACCCCCAAGAAAGGACCTCCCCGGTGACCACCCAGAACCGCGGCTCGATCGCGAAGGTCGTCAGCGCCAGCCTGATCGGCACGACGATCGAGTGGTACGACAACTTTTTCTAAGGTGCGCTGACCAGCCATTATGTAGTTGTTGATCTTGTCAGGCCGTCGTCAGGCCGTCGCGGAGTCGGAGGCCGGTTCAGGCCGTCGACGGGGCTTGAACGTCTTGTTGGCCGCCAGTCGGGCGCGCTTGTGGCTGTTCGGCACGAGGTGGGTGTAAATGCGGAGGGTGTAGCCGGGGTCATGGTGACCAAGGTATTCGGCGACTTCCTTGATAGAGACGCCGTTGGCCAGCCAGGCCGACGCGCAATAATGCCGCAGGGCGTGCATGCCGTCACGTCGTTTGCCGTAGTCGTACCCCGCCGCGCGGACAGCGGGACCCCATACCTCGTTCGTGAAGTTCCCGCCCCGCCACACGCTTGTGGCCAGCGTGCCCCGATACTTGCCCAACTCGTCAGAGTCTTTGTTGATCAACACCCGCACCGTGACCAGATCACCGCCGGGGTGCAGCCAAGGGAGCGTGAGCGTGGCAGGCTCGAACATCTCGCAGTAGTCGTCGATCGCGTCGAGGACCCCTTCCCCGAGCGGCACCACGCGCGTTTTCCCACCCTTGGGAGGCGCGAACACGGGAACCTTCCCGATCCACCTGATTTGCCGCTCTACACGCAACTCAAGGGCGTCACGGTCGATATCGTCCGGACTGGTCCCGAACATCTCCATCTGCCGCAGAGCGCACCCGCCGCCGAGCGGAACCATGATCTGATACACGGGCGGCAGCGCGAGCTGCACCTTGTGGATCTTCGCATCAGGCCAGGGAACGATCTTCCGTTGCTCCGGTTTCGGACGCCGGACACTCTTGGCCTTGCACGGGTTCGCGCGGATCTTCTTGTCCGCCACCGCAGCCTCCAGGATGGCCGACAGCAGATCCCACAACTGTGCCCGGTAGGACGCCTCCACTCCCGCTGTCTTCTCGTCGCCCTCTTTGAGCCATTCCAGCCAGTCCCGCAATGTGTCCACTTTGGCCACAACCTCAAGCGGCTTATCCCCGAGCTTCGGATACACGCGCGCCTTCAATCGGTGCGCAACCGTCTGCATGGTCGACGCGTCCTGCGACTGCCCCTTAAGCCACTGCGCCGTGTAGACACGGAGACTGATCTTGCCCGCGTCCGGATCGATGTACTCACCCGATAGCACATCGTGTTGCATTTTGGTCAGGAACGCCTTCGCCCTTCCCAATTGCTTGTCCGGAAACGACTTCGCCCGCTCCTTGCCGTCCTCATCGTAATAGTGGACCTTGTACCGTTCTCCTTTGCCGAACAATTCCGTCTTTTCCCGCACCGGACGGCCGTTGGCATCGAAAACAAGGCGCTTGCCTTCCTTTTTCTGCCGCCACCACCGGTCTTGAACGTGACCTTTCACCGGGTAGTCCCTTTCTCTTCGAGGTTGCCGAAGCATCGGCGTCCCATAACACGACGACGAGGGACCCGGGCCGCCATGACAGAACGACCCGGATCCCCGCCGGTTAGGAGCTGGACAGCTTCGCCAGCCATGCCCTCACTTGTCCGGGCGCGTAGCGCACATGCCGCCCGACTTTCATCCACGGCGGACCCGATTCACCCTCGGACCGCCAATTTCGTAACGTCTTCTCCGGTATCCGCAGGAACGACGCCAGCTCGTCCGGCGTCCACAACGCCTCAACATCGGCCACATCCGTGCTCACCTGATCCCCCTTCCCCTCGATCAAGCAGCCCGCAGCCCGATTGCCGAAGTTTCGGGACTGTCGTCACCGGGTGGACCTTGCGCAGCGAGTAGCGCCCGGCCGTACTCGGCCCGCCAGGTGATCCGTTCGGCGATGGCGCGCATCACCAGGTGGTCCCTCGGTGGGCAGTGGGTGTCGCCGGGTTCGACCTTGCGCCAGACGAACCGATCCGCCGCCGGTTCCTCTTTCACCACCCCGATATCCGCCAGCGCCGACACCACGAACGCCTTCCGGTCCGCCTTGTGATCGGCCACCGTCTTGCCCGACCACTTCCGCGACACCAACACCCGCCGACCCGGCAGCCCGAGCGTCGTCCGACGGTGAGCGCGTCCCTTGCAGCGTCCGGGAACGGTCTTTCCGTTGGCTCCCTTGGGGTTGATGCCGTACAGCAGCCACACCGCGCACCGAGGCGAACACGGGGTCACCGACAGTTCAGCGTGAAGACGGTCGTGGTGATCCCGCTGCGCCGCAGTGTCAGCGTCGACCACCTCACCCGTCGACTTCGTCAGGTACTTGGTCAGGTAGCCGATATGACGCCCGGATTCCTCCGTGCCGCCCAAGATCCCCTTGGAGTGCACCTGACGGCCGAACGTGACCACGTGCGCCGGTTCCTCCACCGCCTCCCGAGCTTCGTCGAACGACGGCAGAGGCTCCCGCGTGTCCGGGTCCACAAACGAGCGGGAATCCATGTCCCACAACGGTTCCCGGTCCGTGTACACGATCTCGTCATGGTTGGGCCACCACACCTGATGGTAGGTAGCCTCCGTGACCATCCTGATGACTTCGTGGGAGATGGAGCCCCGGAGCGCGGTGTGCAGGTGCGGAGCCGCCCGCCGTTGGGGTTCCACGGTGGCGAAGTACTGCACATCCCAGCCGACCACGCGCCGCAGGTTCTGCCACCACCTGTCCACCAGCGCCGAGAAGTGCACCGCGTCCCGAGCCGCCCGCCGGTAGTCATACGTCGACGGGTTCACCGGCGAACCATCGGACCGCACCGGGCCGTAGGTGTCGCAGGTGAGCGTGACGAACATCGACGGCCGGAACTTCCCCGCGTACTCACGACCCACGGTGGTCTTGGCGACCTTGCGCCGAGGCAGGTTCGGCGCATCCTGCCGCCGCTTCGTGGACCGCTTCACCGGACGCTTCTCCGGAACGTCGAGAGCGGGCAGGCGCCCCGTCATCCCGGACGCCCGCAGCTCCTCGTCCACCGAGGCGACCTCTGCCCGCAGCTCCTCCGCCTCGACCTCATCCCCGGCTTCGATCGCGTCCCGGTAGTGCGCCGCCAGGTCAGCCCGGAACTCCAGTAGCTCCGTTTGCGTCTCTGACGGCCTCTCGCGGGTGATCACGGGTTCTTCGGTCATGTGCCAGCCCTCGCGGCACTGTGCCTGCCTCAG from Amycolatopsis sp. EV170708-02-1 includes:
- a CDS encoding 3-hydroxybutyrate dehydrogenase, encoding MSGAYHSDLAGKSALVTGAAGGIGLACAEALAEAGAKVHLVDIDDAVEKAAADVDGIPHVVDLTDAQAVETLPAEIDILVNNAGFQHIAPIHEFPPETFTRVQSLMVTAPFLLIRRALPSMYERGWGRVVNMSSVHGLRASPFKSAYVTAKHALEGLSKVTALEGAEHGVTSNCVNPGYVRTPLVTGQLQAQAEEHGLERDAVIEQVLLRRSAIKRLIEPADVAACVLWLSGDHAAHVTGTSIPLDGGWTAA
- a CDS encoding site-specific integrase yields the protein MKGHVQDRWWRQKKEGKRLVFDANGRPVREKTELFGKGERYKVHYYDEDGKERAKSFPDKQLGRAKAFLTKMQHDVLSGEYIDPDAGKISLRVYTAQWLKGQSQDASTMQTVAHRLKARVYPKLGDKPLEVVAKVDTLRDWLEWLKEGDEKTAGVEASYRAQLWDLLSAILEAAVADKKIRANPCKAKSVRRPKPEQRKIVPWPDAKIHKVQLALPPVYQIMVPLGGGCALRQMEMFGTSPDDIDRDALELRVERQIRWIGKVPVFAPPKGGKTRVVPLGEGVLDAIDDYCEMFEPATLTLPWLHPGGDLVTVRVLINKDSDELGKYRGTLATSVWRGGNFTNEVWGPAVRAAGYDYGKRRDGMHALRHYCASAWLANGVSIKEVAEYLGHHDPGYTLRIYTHLVPNSHKRARLAANKTFKPRRRPEPASDSATA
- a CDS encoding helix-turn-helix domain-containing protein — protein: MSTDVADVEALWTPDELASFLRIPEKTLRNWRSEGESGPPWMKVGRHVRYAPGQVRAWLAKLSSS
- a CDS encoding replication initiator, which encodes MTTTEITNSQVEAGADARPAPPNGVGVRVSRGTLSAEVVKATAEKHGVCVRPFTMEVGDTETGEIRYVPVPCGSTVESVCLPCARKAKALRQAQCREGWHMTEEPVITRERPSETQTELLEFRADLAAHYRDAIEAGDEVEAEELRAEVASVDEELRASGMTGRLPALDVPEKRPVKRSTKRRQDAPNLPRRKVAKTTVGREYAGKFRPSMFVTLTCDTYGPVRSDGSPVNPSTYDYRRAARDAVHFSALVDRWWQNLRRVVGWDVQYFATVEPQRRAAPHLHTALRGSISHEVIRMVTEATYHQVWWPNHDEIVYTDREPLWDMDSRSFVDPDTREPLPSFDEAREAVEEPAHVVTFGRQVHSKGILGGTEESGRHIGYLTKYLTKSTGEVVDADTAAQRDHHDRLHAELSVTPCSPRCAVWLLYGINPKGANGKTVPGRCKGRAHRRTTLGLPGRRVLVSRKWSGKTVADHKADRKAFVVSALADIGVVKEEPAADRFVWRKVEPGDTHCPPRDHLVMRAIAERITWRAEYGRALLAAQGPPGDDSPETSAIGLRAA